A genome region from Cryptococcus neoformans var. neoformans B-3501A chromosome 8, whole genome shotgun sequence includes the following:
- a CDS encoding hypothetical protein (Match to ESTs gb|CF191290.1|CF191290, gb|CF191289.1|CF191289, gb|CF190204.1|CF190204) codes for MPHASTSRHTESTQLYNLREPPPCRNDAVTPALFIPVHAVHEGLKRRKVRLIGQILHFNNRKSILIITSHPSARKPTATAAQSPTLLADISIPLLANSPSVRDVTDVLGTAVFSRLSKSFLPPESEEDKRMVRMKGLVGREMVSIRRGEWVNLVGWLEDGKDAVRKIQTFGPYAPPPPLILEVIHISNSRPLPTPIPKLRGEIDGWNGQLTAISPDTPKAAMKGMAKQTAEGCEEKKDESWDEVTPKPKRMRQISS; via the exons ATGCCCCATGCTTCAACCAGTCGTCATACTGAATCCACCCAGCTATACAATCTCCGAgaacctcctccttgcaGAAACGATGCCGTTACACCAGCATTGTTTATCCCAGTCCACGCGGTTCATGAAGGGTTGAAGCGCCGCAAAGTGCGCCTTATTGGGCA GATATTGCATTTCAACAACCGCAAatccatcctcatcatcacctccCACCCATCTGCTCGCAAGCCTACAGCCACTGCCGCTCAATCGCCCACCCTCCTCGCCGACATCTCCATTCCACTCTTGGCAAACTCCCCATCAGTTCGGGATGTAACGGATGTCCTTGGTACTGCAGTCTTCTCGCGCCTGTCAAAGTCGTTTTTGCCGCCagagagtgaagaggatAAAAGGATGGTACGGATGAAAGGTTTGGTAGGAAGGGAGATGGTTTCGataaggagaggagagtgggTGAACCTTGTTGGGTGgttggaggatgggaaggatgcTGTCAGGAAA ATTCAAACATTTGGTCCGTATGctccgcctccacctcttATCCTCGAAGTGATCCATATATCCAACTCTCGACCACTTCCGACGCCCATTCCAAAGTTGAGAGGAGAGATAGATGGATGGAATGGGCAGTTGACTGCGATCAGTCCCGATACGCCCAAGGCAGCTATGAAAGGTATGGCCAAGCAAACAGCTGAAGGATgcgaggaaaaaaaggacgaAAGTTGGGACGAGGTCACGCCTAAGCCAAAGCGAATGAGGCAGATAAGCAGTTGA
- a CDS encoding hypothetical protein (Match to ESTs gb|CF189153.1|CF189153, gb|CF189152.1|CF189152, gb|CF187825.1|CF187825; HMMPfam hit to LSM, LSM domain, score: 67.3, E(): 4.1e-17), producing the protein MSGRKVMVQPINIIFSHLQKHNRVAIWLYDNNDFRIEAYIIGFDEFMNVVLDDAEEVYDCGAKPGKEVPPRRELGRILLKGDNITLIQPVTA; encoded by the exons ATGTCTGGCCGAAAAGTGATGGTTCAG cccatcaacatcatttTCTCCCACCTTCAAAAG CACAACCGTGTCGCAATTTGGCTTTACGACAACAACGACTTCCGTATCGAAGCGTACATCATT GGTTTTGATGAGTTCATGAACGTGGTTTTGGATGACGCCGAAGAAGTGTATGACTGTGGTGCTAAGCCCGGAAAGGAGGTTCCCCCACGGAGAGAACTCG GACGTATATTGTTGAAGGGTGATAACATCACTCTGATACAACCCGTGACGGCTTaa
- a CDS encoding hypothetical protein (HMMPfam hit to GHMP_kinases, GHMP kinases putative ATP-binding protein, score: 81.4, E(): 2.3e-21): protein MAARKHKIHVPCTSANIGPGFDVCGIALSLSLSLVVTIPSASSGAESLPKIIYTGLDSDNVPLSPYKNLLTRVALYVLRANGITTFPPGVTIEAHNEIPFGRGLGSSGAAVIAGVLLGDLLGNLNLPKSRLLDFALMVERHPDNVTAALMGGFVGSYLRELSPEDMSAASIPLAEVLPEYPPDAGPDWGKSPPQPPHGIGHFVRFGWAKEIKAIAVSPRFELATAKARGVLPESYSRKDMIFNLQRLAVLTTALARSPPDPDLIYDAMGDRVHQPYRMTLIPGLPKILSTLTPTSHPGLLGICLSGAGPTILALATHNFEAIADEIERIFGDEQVLVDHKVLDIDEKGSWVEDITEA, encoded by the exons ATGGCAGCCCGCAAGCACAAGATCCACGTTCCGTGTACCTCTGCAAACATTGGCCCGGGGTTCGACGTCTGCGGCATcgctctttccctctctctttccctcgtTGTCACCATCCCTTCTGCGTCGTCTGGCGCCGAATCGTTGCCCAAGATCATCTACACCGGTCTTGACTCCGATAAcgttcctctttctccctaTAAAAACCTTTTGACTAGAGTAGCCCTCTATGTCCTCCGAGCAAACGGTATCACCACTTTTCCTCCTGGAGTGACCATTGAGGCTCACAACGAAATCCCGTTCGGACGTGGTCTTGGTTCCTCAGGAGCCGCGGTCATTGCCGGTGTCCTTCTCGGTGACTTACTCGGTAACCTCAATCTCCCCAAATCTCGTTTGCTTGACTTTGCCCTCATGGTTGAGCGACATCCGGACAATGTTACTGCTGCGCTTATGGGTGGTTTCGTTGGCTCTTATCTTCGTGAGCTTTCTCCTGAGGACATGTCCGCTGCCAGCATCCCTCTGGCAGAGGTGCTCCCAGAGTATCCCCCAGATGCCGGACCCGACTGGGGTAAGAGCCCCCCTCAGCCCCCTCACGGTATTGGGCACTTTGTGAGGTTCGGATGGGCGAAGGAGATCAAGGCGATCGCCGTGTCTCCCAGGTTTGAGCTGGCTACTGCCAAGGCTAGGGGTGTATTGCCAGAAAGCTACTCTAGGAAGGACATG ATCTTCAACCTTCAAAGATTAGCCGTGCTTACTACCGCTTTGGCTCGATCTCCGCCCGACCCTGACCTCATCTACGATGCCATGGGTGACCGTGTCCATCAGCCTTACCGAATGACCCTC ATCCCCGGTCTTCCCAAAATTCTTTCCACCCTTACTCCCACTTCCCATCCGGGTCTCCTAGGTATCTGTCTTTCGGGAGCTGGTCCTACCATTCTCGCTCTTGCCACCCACAACTTCGAGGCTATCGCCGACGAGATTGAGAGAATATTCGGAGATGAGCAGGTTTTGGTCGACCATAAGGTTTTGGATATTGACGAGAAGGGAAGTTGGGTTGAGGATATCACAGAAGCTTAA
- a CDS encoding hypothetical protein (HMMPfam hit to WD40, WD domain, G-beta repeat, score: 171.9, E(): 1.3e-48): protein MKVTKPNWVEHTVGEKKAKTAIYSISVHPDGTRLATGGLDHKVKIWSTLPILDVEAEKEEENPKLLCTMSSHTGSVLSVRWAHHGRFLATGSDDQVIMIWGLDPDGGGRLWGSDEINVENWKALTRLVGHVADVVDLAWSRDDTMLASVGLDSTVWIWDGLTFERLRKLDLHQGFVKGVCWDPVGNYLATQSDDKTVKIWNTEDWSLAETISKPFETSPQSTFFRRLSWSPDGAFIAASNAMNGPVFVAAVIDREGWASDISFVGHENTIQVAAFNPRLFFPEGEPKGRATASSMLALGANDFSISIWRNTLYKPLVVLKDIFGADLMDLCWSNDGYVLYGSSVDGSVCAIQFEPSEFTDLADFSATELVLREYDYKPKRAHQPLAVHSSAASITNGFGPSTTTSTHVNVLQPKKGKAKRRVDLSNGNINAGPSAGPSRQALRPPPPVDPFSGPIQGFASPSTAQASTARMFEDAHRAFGPGSGSISGTSPRAGDKRKASGSYEDPTRGVRGRGMPVQQPIQQFEVQIIRAPMVAPSPSDAGPSKAYLPYPQVQSILRAQAIGNESRSIYLEARNTSDPKGENVLCYFADGEQRWMDYLPKAALAVTVTKNFCAAACEDGSLRVYSPAGRLILNMKLSGLVYDLQGEDKMLLIITMDCQVRVINVRNGKAFSPPSSIHHLLFPGSSSFHSFDIISCTVRPNGVPVIITSEPQAFAYDASLHEWSTIASPPIAGIQPLPSGPSGPLSVVDQIVAKSAPVTTTEKSNAPWIEESYVMSQFEMKLRGTVLLDSKEEHKHWLLGYMKYLGDENFAERAGEVMKDLIGPVYHQSKPTGWEPKLLGVDKREIAAEVLDVLSKTLQGKNVASVWYDVLDKMKADEGSW from the exons ATGAAGGTTACCAAGCCCAACTGGGTGGAACATACCG tgggggagaagaaagccaAAACAGCCATCTACAGCATTTCTGTACATCCAGATGGTACCCGATTGGCAACAGGTGGCCTAG ACCATAAAGTTAAGATATGGTCGACGCTGCCTATTCTCGACGTGGAagcagagaaggaagaagaaaacccTAAGCTGTTATGCACGATGTCTTCCCATACCG GATCTGTGCTGTCCGTGAGGTGGGCTCACCACGGAAGATTCCTAGCGACAGGATCAGATGACCAGGTTATTATGATATGGGGTCTTGATCC TGATGGAGGTGGTCGACTTTGGGGTTCTGACGAAATTAATGTCGAAAATTGGAAGGCTTTAACGCGATTGGTTGGGCATGTAGCAG ATGTTGTGGATCTAGCTTGGTCAAGGGACGACACCATGTTGGCATCCGTCGGCCTTGACAGTACTGTCTGGATTTGGGATGGCTTGACATTTG AACGACTGAGGAAACTTGATTTACATCAGGGATTTGTTAAAGGAGTTTGTTGGGATCCTGTTGGGAATTACCTTGCTACCCAG TCCGACGACAAGACGGTGAAGATCTGGAACACTGAGGACTGGTCATTAGCTGAAACCATTTCCAAACCGTTCGAGACATCACCGCAAAGCACATTCTTCCGAAGATTGAGCTGGTCGCCTGACGGTGCTTTCATCGCAGCGTCCAATGCTATGAATGGACCAGTGTTTGTTGCTGCGGTGATTGATCGAGAGGGTTGGGCGTCGGATATTTCCTTTGTTGGACACGAAAATACAATCCAAGTGGCT GCTTTCAACCctcgcctcttctttcctgaGGGTGAACCTAAAGGAAGAGCGACGGCTTCCAGCATGCTTGCGCTTGGTGCAAACGATTTTAGCATTTCCATCTGGCGAAATACACTTTACAAGCCTTTGGTGGTGTTGAAAGATATTTTCGGAGCCGACTTGATGGACCTCTGCTG GTCAAACGACGGATATGTCTTGTACGGTTCCTCCGTTGATGGCTCGGTGTGTGCTATCCAGTTTGAACCCTCTGAGTTCACCGACCTTGCCGACTTTTCTGCGACCGAACTCGTCCTTCGAGAATACGATTACAAACCCAAACGGGCTCACCAACCTCTTGCGGTTCATTCCTCCGCTGCCTCTATCACCAACGGCTTTGGCCCCTCCACCACTACCTCCACTCATGTCAACGTCTTACAACCTAAAAAGGGCAAAGCCAAACGCCGTGTGGATCTCTCTAATGGTAACATTAACGCTGGCCCTAGTGCAGGTCCAAGCCGCCAAGCTCTTCGACCCCCACCACCAGTTGATCCATTCAGTGGACCTATACAAGGTTTTGCCAGTCCCTCGACGGCCCAAGCGTCAACAGCGAGGATGTTTGAAGATGCGCACCGAGCTTTTGGACCTGGTAGTGGAAGTATATCAGGCACCTCACCTAGAGCTGGGGACAAGAGAAAGGCCAGCGGGTCATATGAGGATCCTACGAGAGGTGTACGAGGGAGGGGCATGCCCGTACAGCAACCAATTCAGCAGTTTGAAGTCCAAATTATCCGAGCACCTATGGTGGCACCTTCTCCCTCGGATGCTGGTCCATCAAAAGCCTATCTCCCGTACCCTCAAGTACAATCAATTTTGCGGGCCCAAGCTATTGGGAATGAAAGTCGTAGTATCTATCTCGAAGCCCGAAATACTTCAGATCCGAAAGGGGAAAATGTGCTTTGCTACTTTGCAGACGGTGAACAGAGGTGGATGGATTATTTGCCGAAAGCGGCTTTGGCGGTTACTGTCACGAAGAATTTTTGTGCGGCGGCTTGCGAGGATGGTAGTCTGAGGGTGTATTCCCCTGCAGGACGATT GATACTAAACATGAAATTATCGGGCTTGGTGTATGACTTACAAGGGGAAGACAAGATGCTGTTGATTATAACAATGGATTGTCAAGTGCGCGTCAT AAACGTCCGCAACGGCAAAGCATTTTCCCCACCGTCGAgcatccaccatcttcttttcccgggatcatcttcattccaTTCTTTTGACATCATTTCATGCACTGTCCGACCTAATGGTGTTCCTGTGATCATCACTTCCGAACCTCAAGCCTTTGCTTACGACGCATCCTTGCATGAATGGAGCACCATTGCCTCCCCCCCTATTGCTGGCATCCAGCCTTTGCCGAGTGGCCCTTCAGGTCCTCTCTCTGTTGTTGATCAGATTGTCGCCAAGTCGGCACCAGTGACGACGACTGAAAAGAGTAATGCACCTTGGATAGAAGAATCATATGTCATGTCACAGTTTGAAATGAAACTTCGAGGGACGGTGCTGTTGGATTCAAAGGAGGAACACAAACACTGGTTACTGGGGTATATGAAATATTTGGGAGATGAGAACTTTGCGGAAAGGGCTGGAGAGGTGATGAAGGACCTCATTGGCCCTGTATACCA TCAATCGAAACCCACCGGATGGGAACCCAAACTCTTGGGTGTTGATAAGCGTGAAATAGCGGCGGAAGTGTTGGATGTGCTCTCGAAGACATTGCAGGGCAAAAATGTAGCATCGGTGTGGTACGATGTGCTAGATAAGATGAAGGCAGACGAGGGATCCTGGTAG
- a CDS encoding hypothetical protein (HMMPfam hit to IBR, IBR domain, score: 41.5, E(): 2.3e-09), producing the protein MSSDGENEDLAYEDDYDVFDADDVMDDSASEPDDFDVLSPTIETVPSKKPYDVNYTVYDLKEIIGMQKKMIDEVAALLVIPASTAAALLRHFNWNTEKLQEVFWTEPDATLLAAGLSPPSSPSTSTQPLPGSQSGSFECPICFTDYEGKSAQQDTFAMGCGHRFCKTCWGEYLTGKIKEEGESGRIQCMESGCKRVVKGEMVKELAGDKISDRYYNLLNAAFVSDSPNLRWCPHPDCPYIIGCTQAPQRMLNQLVPTVECECGKDLCFGCGYAASHRPVICKIVRLWEKKCADDSETANWLQANTKECTKCQSTIEKNGGCNHMTCKKCKWEFCWVCMGPWSEHGTNWYQCNRFDEKSGIDARDVQAKSRASLERYLHYFNRWANHEHSAKLDTEFYAKTEKKMEQMQDAGNLSWIEVQFAKQAVDAVIRARITLKWTYCMAFYLKRNNQTELFEDNQRDLERAVENLSYLLEQNIGEPESIAKLRHDVTNQAAYVQKRHEIMMDDTLRGHLEHRWEFTVDV; encoded by the exons ATGTCGTCtgatggagagaatgaagatCTCGCTTACGAAGATGATTATGATGTTTTCGACGCCGACGATGTTATGGACG ATTCTGCATCTGAGCCGGATGACTTTGATGTGTTGTCTCCCACTATAGAAA CTGTACCTTCCAAGAAGCCCTATGATGTCAACTACACTGTCTACGACTTGAAAGAGATCATCGGCATGCAGAAAAAGATGATCGACGAAGTTGCCGCTCTTCTCGTCATTCCAGCCTCTACAGCTGCCGCTCTTCTACGACATTTCAATTGGAATACTGAAAAACTCCAAGAAGTATTCTGGACAGAACCGGATGCCACGCTCCTTGCTGCCGGTCTCTCCCCACCTTCGtccccctccacctcaacTCAACCCCTTCCCGGATCCCAGTCTGGATCATTCGAATGCCCCATCTGCTTTACCGATTACGAAGGTAAATCCGCCCAGCAAGACACTTTTGCTATGGGTTGCGGACATCGATTCTGTAAGACATGTTGGGGTGAGTACTTGACTGGGAAAATtaaggaggaaggtgagagTGGGAGGATACAGTGTATGGAGAGCGGGTGTAAGCGGGTTGTCAAGGGTGAAATGGTCAAAGAGCTTGCTGGGGACAAAATATCGGATCGTTATTATAACCTATTGAATGCGGCATTCGTCTCGGATTCTCCAAACCTTAGATGGTGTCCACACCCGGATTGTCCATATATTATTGGCTGCACTCAAGCGCCCCAACGGATGTTGAATCAATTGGTACCGACCGTGGAGTGTGAGTGCGGAAAAGATTTGTGCTTCGGGTGTGGATACGCCGCGAGCCACCGCCCTGTTATTTGCAAAATTGTCAGACTCTGGGAAAAGAAATGTGCAGATGACAGTGAAACCGCCAACTGGCTACAAGCAAACACTAAAGAGTGCACTAAATGTCAATCCACTATTGAAAAGAATGGTGGCTGCAA CCACATGACTTGTAAAAAGTGCAAATGGGAGTTCTGTTGGGTTTGCATGGGTCCTTGGTCGGAGCACGGCACAAATTGGTACCAATGTAACAGGTTTGACGAGAAGAGTGGTATAGACGCCCGAGACGTGCAGGCCAAGTCTCGTGCAAGCTTGGAACGGTATCTTCAC TACTTCAACCGATGGGCAAACCATGAGCACTCTGCCAAACTCGACACCGAATTTTATGCCAAAacggaaaagaaaatggaaCAAATGCAGGATGCAGGCAACCTCTCCTGGATCGAAGTGCAATTTGCGAAACAAGCAGTAGACGCCGTCATCCGGGCGCGAATCACCCTCAAGTGGACTTACTGCATGGCTTTCTA TTTAAAAAGAAATAATCAAACGGAATTGTTTGAGGATAATCAACGAGACCTTGAGCGGGCGGTGGAGAATCTGAGTTATCTATTAGAACAGAACATTGGGGAACCGGAATCGATCGCCAAGCTCAGGCATGACGTGACAAATCAGGCGGCATACGTCCAAAAACGGCATGAGATTATGATGGATGATACGTTAAGAGGACATCTCGAG CATCGTTGGGAGTTTACTGTAGACGTTTAA
- a CDS encoding hypothetical protein (HMMPfam hit to Pkinase, Protein kinase domain, score: 275.1, E(): 1.1e-79), whose amino-acid sequence MDPPRASSTRSSSSSMPTSSSASASANKLKKFKLDPMSMLLPHERPGYRGSPAAGRSMPPLHPQFQLQSQPGSPAYFAMLQSQQVQQDSGTQRIGIQTRTTAGVGEQGGKRGEGSGSQIPTQVPVGSQHPAQGVPLSPPASMASTPPSGSWEDSASQWSSMEGVVEGTPAPGQRSQPSRHYAPRMTQNKMRLEDWEIVETLGTGTFGRVLLVRQRPSYRPTPYHPIFPHLYRSRHPFSPSPSTTQKSDDHLPHFAMKVLRKSEIVRLKQVEHINSERIILERVRHPFIVELHATYQDQINVSYIPGGELFSHLRRAGRFSADVTRFYLASIVLAIEYLHSQNIIYRDLKPENLLLDRHGYLRIADFGFAKVVQDRTFTLCGTPEYLAPEIVLSQGHGKAVDWWALGILGFEMLAGYPPFFDDHPLGIYEKILRGDIAFPSHVDPYAKDLIRGFLTADRSKRLGNLRGGAKDVMGHPWFAGVDWRSLERKEIGAPIVPRVASMGDSQNFQRYPPPRPQDLPGVFGQTYNTSNDPCGELFSDFSFPGGGSERGSASGSTEVLSRD is encoded by the exons ATGGATCCACCCCGCGCATCCTCCACtcgctcttcatcctcctcaatgCCTACCTCAAGCAGCGCCTCGGCGTCCGCAAATAAGCTCAAAAAGTTTAAGCTTGATCCGATGTCAATGCTTTTACCTCATGAACGTCCAGGCTACCGTGGATCTCCTGCCGCCGGTCGAAGTATGCCTCCCCTACATCCTCAATTCCAACTGCAATCCCAACCCGGTTCACCGGCGTACTTTGCAATGTTGCAGAGCCAACAAGTACAACAGGATTCTGGGACACAAAGGATCGGGATTCAGACGCGGACGACAGCTGGTGTGGGTGAACAGGGTGGGAAGCGCGGAGAAGGCAGTGGCAGTCAGATTCCAA CCCAAGTTCCAGTTGGTTCGCAGCACCCAGCACAAGGTGTACCGTTATCGCCTCCTGCGTCAATGGCATCAACTCCACCGTCCGGGTCCTGGGAGGATTCCGCCTCTCAGTGGAGCTCAATGGAGGGTGTTGTCGAAGGCACGCCTGCACCCGGACAACGATCCCAGCCTAGTCGGCATTATGCCCCGCGAATGACTCAGAACAAAATGAGGTTGGAAGATTGGGAAATCGTCGAGACTCTGGGTACTGGGACCTTTGGACGAGTCTTACTTGTTCGACAACGACCTTCTTATCGACCGACGCCATATCACCCCATTTTCCCCCATCTCTATCGCTCTCGCCATCCTTTCTCACCGTCACCCTCTACAACGCAAAAATCTGATGATCATCTCCCTCATTTCGCCATGAAAGTCCTTCGCAAGTCAGAAATCGTGAGGTTAAAGCAAGTGGAACACATCAACTCTGAGCGAATTATCCTTGAGCGTGTACGACATCCATTTATCGTCGAACTGCATGCCACCTACCAGGACCAGATCAATGTGTCTTACATTCCAGGTGGCGAACTCTTCTCACACCTTCGACGGGCCGGGCGATTCTCCGCCGACGTCACCAGGTTCTATCTCGCGTCTATCGTTCTTGCCATTGAATACCTCCATTCGCAAAACATTATCTACCGTGATCTTAAACCCGaaaatctccttctcgatcGTCACGGCTACCTCCGCATCGCGGATTTTGGCTTTGCCAAAGTGGTGCAAGACCGTACATTCACTTTATGTGGTACTCCGGAATATCTTGCTCCGGAGATCGTTCTCTCCCAAGGCCATGGCAAAGCTGTCgactggtgggctcttgGTATCCTCGGTTTTGAAATGCTTGCTGGTTATCCCCCTTTCTTTGATGATCATCCGCTCGGTATCTACGAAAAGATTCTCCGCGGAGATATTGCATTTCCTTCACATGTCGATCCTTATGCCAAAGATCTCATTAGGGGGTTTTTGACAGCGGATCGAAGTAAGAGGTTAGGCAACTTGAGGGGCGGGGCGAAGGATGTAATGGGACATCCGTGGTTTGCGGGTGTGGATTGGAGAAGCctagagaggaaggaaattgGAGCTCCGATCGTCCCTCGAGTGGCTAGCATGG GCGATTCACAGAATTTCCAGCGGTATCCACCTCCCCGACCACAAGACCTTCCTGGTGTATTTGGCCAAACGTACAACACATCGAACGATCCATGTGGCGAGCTATTTTCAGACTTCAGTTTCCCTGGAGGAGGGAGCGAGAGGGGGTCTGCGAGTGGGTCTACTGAGGTCTTGAGTCGGGATTAG
- a CDS encoding hypothetical protein (Match to EST gb|CF187588.1|CF187588; HMMPfam hit to FHA, FHA domain, score: 61.6, E(): 2.1e-15), translating into MTPAPHDVTATAQATIAVVLLTDQIQAGHPDREMVDGGTGIGSGNRKKMEGTVVVVIRATVGRTGARVGGTGRDPMVKRRGKVRELRIGRDMTMMSGGISSGLLAKETNTVKGVVVKYNEPAEARKPTKNWRLYVFKGTEQIDLIHIYRQSCYLIGRDEVVTDIPVAHPSCSKQHAAIQYRQMTERNEYGDVATTIKPFIIDLDSTNGTFVNDIEIPKSRYYELRPSDVIKFGTSSREYVLLHEDVSS; encoded by the exons ATGACTCCCGCTCCCCACGACGTGACCGCGACAGCTCAAGCTACCATCGCCGTCGTTCTCCTAACCGACCAAATTCAGGCAGGTCATCCAGACCGcgagatggtggatgggggAACAGGGATAGGGTCCGGGAAcaggaaaaagatggaggGTACGGTCGTGGTAGTGATAAGGGCGACCGTGGGTCGTACAGGAGCTCGAGTCGGAGGGACAGGGAGGGATCCTATGGTcaaaaggagagggaaagtgAGAGAGCTAAGGATAGGAAGAGATATGACGATGATGTCGGGAGGGAT CAGCTCTGGTCTACTGGCCAAAGAGACCAATACTGTCAAGGGAGTGGTCGTCAAGTACAACGAACCGGCAGAGGCAAGAAAGCCAACAAAGAACTGGAGATTATATGTGTTCAAAGGGACCGAGCAAATAG ATTTGATTCACATTTATCGACAATCATGCTATCTCATTGGGCGGGATGAAGTT GTCACCGACATCCCCGTTGCCCATCCATCCTGTTCAAAACAACACGCCGCTATCCAATACCGTCAGATGACTGAACGAAACGAGTACGGCGATGTGGCTACAACCATTAA ACCATTCATAATCGACCTGGATTCGACGAACGGGACTTTCGTGAATGACATTGAAATTCCCAAGTCAAGATATTACGAATTAAGACCCAGTGACG TTATCAAATTTGGTACATCCTCACGTGAATacgtcctcctccatgaAGATGTCTCAAGCTAG
- a CDS encoding hypothetical protein (HMMPfam hit to zf-DHHC, DHHC zinc finger domain, score: 31.5, E(): 2.3e-08), which translates to MAIPLVWLSQQLIPPLLLTYFFISWKVATFELAPSLSLDVLAWSQPDSGNISTFTNGIKRIIAYNILFSLHILPTLLIGFITALYLRLYFLPRSQSVPPYDPPFEVLDKQVMFACLFPRSASRSRSHLELESEFGDVLLITEQEPIVERCYKGRCGGRWKPARTRHCTQCGVCRAGFDHHCPFFANCLTAPYIPTFLAVLLYTPPTVLILSFPLLSPLLHRFIAAYSQACDSSEIIAYWWNWKWSWVVAGGPVGRFAGGIILGWRELDRQDGGGLYRLAVGLLVAFGFILSGITASLAYSTIRILRDGDFTIDRERSSAHRRILSTIKDLPREQPIPDKLRQNLARFSDRPAFYLPPRDIDRICPGQGQDRKWDCHGRKNPKGYVVQLNDKARPYDHGPRMNTQLVLGTPWGEGWSWLLPWRAIRPGIEYDRGERCLFNWPVAEGVRQEIEGAIGSGILNRLSEGDHLNCR; encoded by the exons ATGGCCATCCCTCTCGTATGGCTGTCTCAGCAGCTCATACCCCCGCTTTTGCTCACCTACTTCTT TATCTCATGGAAAGTAGCTACATTCGAGCTGGCTC CATCCCTATCTCTGGATGTACTGGCATGGAGTCAACCAGATAGCGGGAATATCAGTACCTTTACAAATGGTATAAAGAGGATTATTGCGTACAACATTCTTTTCAGTCTCCATATCCTACCGACTCTTCTAATCGGCTTTATTACTGCGTTATACCTTCGCCTATACTTTTTGCCACGCTCGCAATCTGTCCCACCTTATGATCCTCCATTCGAGGTACTAGACAAGCAAGTCATGTTtgcttgcctttttcctAGGTCAGCTTCAAGATCAAGGTCGCATTTAGAGCTAGAGTCAGAGTTTGGCGATGTTTTGTTGATCACAGAGCAAGAACCGATAGTGGAAAGATGCTATAAAGGAAGGTGTGGAGGTAGATGGAAGCCTGCCAGGACAAGGCATTGTACGCAATGCGGCGTGTGCAGAGCTGGCTTTGACCACCACTGCCCATTT TTTGCAAACTGTCTTACCGCACCATACATCCCCACTTTCCTCGCTGTCCTCCTATATACGCCGCCCACCGtcctcattctctccttccccctcctATCCCCCCTTCTCCACCGCTTTATTGCGGCTTATTCCCAAGCATGTGACTCTTCCGAGATAATAGCTTATTGGTGGAACTGGAAATGGAGCTGGGTCGTCGCAGGTGGCCCTGTAGGCAGGTTTGCAGGCGGTATCATTCTCGGGTGGAGAGAGCTTGATAGAcaagatggtggagggcTATACAGATTGGCTGTCGGGCTGTTAGTCGCTTTCGGCTTTATTCTGTCTGGGATCACCGCG AGTCTAGCATATTCGACTATCCGTATCCTTCGGGACGGTGACTTCACCATCGACCGCGAACGATCTAGCGCCCACAGACGtatcctctccaccatcaaaGACCTCCCTCGGGAACAACCTATCCCGGATAAACTACGACAAAACCTTGCCCGATTTTCAGACCGTCCAGCATTTTACCTGCCTCCCAGGGATATAGATCGAATTTGTCCAGGTCAAGGTCAAGATCGGAAGTGGGATTGCCATGGGAGGAAAAATCCTAAGGGGTATGTCGTCCAGCTCAATGACAAAGCGAGGCCGTATGATCATGGACCTAGAATGAATACGCAATTGGTCTTGGGAACACCATGGGGTGAGGGATGGAGCTGGTTGTTGCCTTGGAGAGCAATCCGGCCGGGTATAGAGTATGATAGGGGGGAAAGATGTTTGTTCAACTGGCCGGTGGCGGAAGGGGTCAGGCAAGAGATAGAAGGGGCTATTGGATCGGGTATTCTGAATAGACTGTCAGAGGGAGACCATCTGAACTGTAGATGA